Below is a genomic region from Thalassophryne amazonica chromosome 3, fThaAma1.1, whole genome shotgun sequence.
GAACATGACTGACAATGAAACCTATGAAATTGACCCTGACGACTGTGCCAGCTCACACCTTTATGGCTCTAACGTCTATTTGCCCCTAGTGTACTCCTTCATATTTCTCACAGGGTTTTTTGGCAACCTTTTTGTAATCACAGTCATGGGCAGCAGAGGGAAGAGAGGTGGGCGGCTGGTGGACACGTTTGTGGTAAACCTGGCTGTGGCTGACCTTGTCTTTGTTTTCACACTGCCACTGTGGGTCGTCTCTGAGAGCCAAAATGGCCAGTGGAACTTTGGGCACTTTGGAGATCTGCTGTGTAAGGTGAGCAGTTACATCATTACTGTGAACCGCTTCTCCAACATCTTCTTCCTCACCTGCATGAGTGTGGACCGCTACCTGGCCGTAGTGAAGTTGATGGATTCCAGGTACCTCAGGAGCAGCGGGTGCATTCGTGGCACCTGTACTGCAGTGTGGTCCATCTCACTGATGCTCGGCATCCCGTCTCTGCTGTACCGCAAAGTGGAACAGTCCAGCAATGGACAGTCCTGTGTGGACGACGAGCAGTCTTTGGTCTTCCTCAGCCTCAGCTTGACCATGGCGTTACTGACATTTGTTCTTCCAGTACTGATCATCTTGTTTTGCTATGGCACCATCCTCACACATCTGAATAAGCATTGCATTGCTGCAGCTAATCACAGAGCTAAAGCCCGCCACAGACACTCCCTCAAGATGGTTGTTTCCATCATCGTGGCCTTTGTGGTGTCCTGGCTCCCCTTTAACATCTTCAAAGTCATTATAATTAGCTTGCAGCTCTCGGGTTCAGAGCTGAGTTGCCTGTCATGGCCAAGGAACGGCCTTGTCCTGTCATGCTGCCTGGCGTTCCTGAACAGTTGCGTGAATCCGGCAATTTACCTTCTCCTGGATCATCACTTCAGACGACAGGCTGAGGTTATCTACACGTCCTGGACATCATCCTGCACGGGAAAACAAAACCTTCACAGTCACAACTCCTCTGCTTCTTTCACCAATGCTGCCACTTCAGAGAGTTTTGCAACAGCTCCAGGGAGAAGTCAGCCTCAGGTCTCTGATTAAGCAGTCTGAAGGTACTGCACTCATCTTTGACATAACtattaaattgttttattttacttCAAGATGTATGATATGGTACCACATGCTGAGATCATGTGAGAATCAATGCATTATGGATGAGCATCTTTCATTTCTGTTGCTTTTTAGTTTGTATGTGAGGGTTTAATTTGTAATTTGTTTCTTTTATTCAAATTGTATATATATTGCTTTTACATACATACAAATGTGATGCCGATATGTAGCTGGTATATCTTTCAGCATTAGTATGGCAGAGTTCAAATGCAGTAACAGCAAGTTTGAGAAGAATATGTAAATGAGAGTAATTTTTAGACATTTGTCAACATACCAATATGTAATGAAATGCTttataatttttaaatttttgatgTTATGATGTTGGCATTCAGTGGCTCTAATGTAGTGATGGTaagctttttttaaacatgttaagCATTTGATGTATGaatacagataaaaaataaacatttaaaatgtattttgtgtGTGTACATTTATATTTGGTTATTTTACCAGAGAACATCAGAGATtaataggctccagctccaccACCCTCACCCCATGACCCTTATAaacggagtaagcaggtatagaaaatggatggatgcacaTCAGACATTATGAAATACTGTACAGAAAAAATTACAAACTGAGAATAAAACTGACAATTTAAAATTATTAACTGAATGGTCT
It encodes:
- the gpr25 gene encoding probable G-protein coupled receptor 25, which encodes MATYMDYTDYYNILNMTDNETYEIDPDDCASSHLYGSNVYLPLVYSFIFLTGFFGNLFVITVMGSRGKRGGRLVDTFVVNLAVADLVFVFTLPLWVVSESQNGQWNFGHFGDLLCKVSSYIITVNRFSNIFFLTCMSVDRYLAVVKLMDSRYLRSSGCIRGTCTAVWSISLMLGIPSLLYRKVEQSSNGQSCVDDEQSLVFLSLSLTMALLTFVLPVLIILFCYGTILTHLNKHCIAAANHRAKARHRHSLKMVVSIIVAFVVSWLPFNIFKVIIISLQLSGSELSCLSWPRNGLVLSCCLAFLNSCVNPAIYLLLDHHFRRQAEVIYTSWTSSCTGKQNLHSHNSSASFTNAATSESFATAPGRSQPQVSD